ACTCTTTGGCTACTACACCCATGGATTCGGCTGCTGCTTTCAGTATGTGTTCACTGGCGAGCATGTACTGATAGTTGGCACGGGGATCGGAACTGGGGCTACCAAAAGGTGAACTACTGGAAGATTCGGCTTGTCCAATATTTGGTAGATTGACGTTGACTCCTGGTGCAGAACCGGGCATGATTAGCGACCATTCACTGGTGTAGCTAGGCTTGGTTACTTGTAAATAGTAAATAATACCTGACCAAATCGAGCCATTTAGTAATAGTCCTAATCCTAAATAAAATAAAGATAATTTTCTAACTTGAATTTTGAGTCTTGGTAGTGCTGAAGATAGGCTTATCTGAGTCATAGGAACATATTAATTAGCAAGCTGAGACAAGAGACGGCAGACATAACTTGATATGCAGGGATATCTTGGGCGAAAGGAGTAGGATAATAAATTTGTCATATTTGCATTTAATGTAATTTTTGTCCGGTGTTTGGGAAAATTCTCTTGTATAGGTAGATAGTAGGCAAGTATGAAAATTGCAAATGTTATAGCCATGAAATTAGTCATAGGCTATTCAAATATATGGGAATGGTCTAAGTTTGAATAACCGTAAAACTAATATTTTTACTATTTTCATCTGTAGCTGAAAGGATTTGATTTATCACCAAAATTACGGAGATTTTCAACTATTTGTAAATACACCGATAGGTGAAATCATTGACTAATTACAGATTTCAATTGAATATTTATTCTTTTATCTCATCCTTCTCAGAAAATCCCGCGATCGCCTATCCGTACCTACTGATATTTTGTTCGCAGATGAATTGGTTTAAGTACTAAATGTATTATTTGTTTTGATTTTATTAAGTATGTTTTTTGATGTGTTTGTGGCTGAATGTCTCTGAATAAAGATGATGCTAGTGCATTTGGGAAAATCTTGGATGAGGGAACTGAGAAATTATCTTGTGCCTCGTTTCCTTTCAAGAATGCTGAAAATATATCTGGGCAAGTGTTGTACCCAATTATCCGCCGAGATATTTTTTCTAAGAGTCTAATCTCTGAAATTTATCATACTGCCCATAGTCATAAATACTGATAAACTTCTAGAAAAATAATTCCGATTGATAAAGATTAAGCTTTGTTTAAGTATGGTTAAATGAATAAATTATCACTAGTATAAATACTGTAGTATATTTTTAACGAAAAAATACTCAAGTTTAATTATTGACAAACTCAAAATCAATATATTTAACTATTTGTCTATTTTGGGAACCTGAAAGAGATATATTTATTGGCGATCGCCATTTTTAAATTATCTGTAAACTAAAGATGATCGCGGTTGCGTAGTACCCAAGAATGCACAAAATAGTGCAACACAGTTTCTCGTCACACGGATAAATTATTCAAACGACTATTTTAAAACAGGACAAAAACTGCATAAAATTTAGTTCTGACCCAATGACTACCCAAAAATGACCAAACTACTCGTTGTCGCTACAGGCAACCCTGGTAAACTCAAGGAAATGCAAGCCTATCTCCAAGATACTCCTTGGGAATTAACTCTCAAACCCCCAGAGTTAGATGTTGAAGAAACAGGTGATACTTTTGCTGCTAATGCTTGTTTAAAGGCTTCTCAAGTAGCTCAGGCTACAGGTAATTGGGCGATCGCTGATGATTCTGGTTTACAAGTGGATGCCCTGAATGGTGCGCCAGGAGTATATTCTGCCCGTTATGGTAGCAATGATGCAGAGAGAATTGCTAGGGTATTACGGGAATTAGGTGATACATCACAAAGACAGGCTCAATTTGTCTGTGCAGTGGCGATCGCAACTCCAGATGGGGCGATCGCTCTAGAAACTCAAGGTGTTTGTTCCGGAGAAATCCTATTTGCACCTCGCGGAAATAGTGGTTTTGGTTACGATCCAATTTTCTATGTTCCTGAAATGCAACTTACCTATGCAGAGATGACACCAGAACAGAAACGCAAAATTAGTCATCGTGGCAAAGCTTTTCTGGAAGTTTTGCAAAAATTGGGTAATGGGTAATCAATAAAATATTACCCCTAAGCAATTAACCCAAATTGCCTATGACCTATTACCCAAATATCATACTAAACAGCTTCTGTATTCTTCTCCCCTGTACGAATTCGCACGACTTGCTCCACGGGGGAGATAAAAATCTTGCCATCACCGATTTCCCCTGTACGAGCAGCAGAAATAATTTTATCTACCACCATATCAACTTGATTGTCTTCCACAACAATCTCTAATTTCAGTTTTTGCAAGAATTCCACAGTATACTCAGAA
The Calothrix sp. 336/3 DNA segment above includes these coding regions:
- the rdgB gene encoding RdgB/HAM1 family non-canonical purine NTP pyrophosphatase, whose amino-acid sequence is MTKLLVVATGNPGKLKEMQAYLQDTPWELTLKPPELDVEETGDTFAANACLKASQVAQATGNWAIADDSGLQVDALNGAPGVYSARYGSNDAERIARVLRELGDTSQRQAQFVCAVAIATPDGAIALETQGVCSGEILFAPRGNSGFGYDPIFYVPEMQLTYAEMTPEQKRKISHRGKAFLEVLQKLGNG
- a CDS encoding P-II family nitrogen regulator, whose translation is MRKVEAIIRPFKLDEVKIALVNAGIVGMTVSEVRGFGRQKGQTERYRGSEYTVEFLQKLKLEIVVEDNQVDMVVDKIISAARTGEIGDGKIFISPVEQVVRIRTGEKNTEAV